ATTTAGCCATTGGAGGTTCATTTAACTGTGCCCTAACAATTTTCAGAATGCCTTTTCATTGTCAGGTTTCCTTTAGGAGCAGTGATTTGAAAAGATGAGGATCATAGTCGAGCAAAGGTCTCAGCTCAGATGGGATTTTAATCTGCTTGGTCTTTATAGATCAGTGGTCATGAAACAGTGGATACAAAGCATGAAAGCAGGTAAACCACCTGCTTGTGACacaatgaaagaataaaaaaacaaatgtgtatcaTGAAAAGTGTGTTGGCCTGTGTGGTGCTTGGCCATCCAGGAACAAATGTGTAGGGACCTCTGGACTGGTCACTGTGTACAACACAAGAGAGCACAAGGTTACTATTTAATTCCAAACTGCTGCTAATGTATATTTggctcaaaaacaaacaaaaaaaaaaagggaatacGAGGAAATCAAAGTGTTTCCACGTTTTGCTGCATCTCgacacataaaaatgaatctacatgccaaaaaacaaacactttgttGTATAATTCAGTACTAATACTACTAGTGGTGAGATGATTTTAAAAGTGATTCTTTGTTTTGATATAAAGAATAAATGTTTCAGAATTGTATATAATTTGTAGGATTTCACAGCAATCATCGGATTCATTTTATGACAAAGTGAATCTGAGGTTTGCTTAAAGGTTTACAATATACTTTGATTTGGGGAAGAAAATGCAATGTGTATGTTGATATATAGACAATAGAAATCTTGAATTATATCTGCATATGATGAATTAAGGTGGTCAGAGGTTCTGGACTGCTACACTGGTACGCGTtgtgtaacatttcataaacaAAGGTTTTAGTAAATGCCCTCACCATTATTCTGTTAATCACTCTGACAGTGTTACAAAATGGATTCCAAAATCATGTAATTCACAAATGTGCAAAATGATGTAAATATATATCCCTCtttttttagattaaaataaagatgaGTCATTCAAAAATGAACGTCTAGTCCCTTTACTgcttaaatttcattttattctgaCTCTTTTCAGCCTTCTCTTCAAGTCTTTGTATGGTAAAACCACAATCTAATATGGAGGTCCCAAAATACTTTTGTCATTTTCCACTTACAGTACCAACTCACAACATCTGGATAagacataaaacaacattagCTCTGGATTCATCGACGTTCTGTTTGTTACCAATTCAGCAGTTCCTCATATTTACATAGGTGACTGTGCGGCTAAAGACATGTCCTGGTGGAACAGATCACCATGCAGAGGGATGGGCAGGGCAGGTACGGCGACTAGTCAGAACAGGGATGTGGGTCTGTCTgcaccagctgcagcaggccCTCGATGGACTCTGTCAGGTCATGATTTGGTATCAGCTGGCTGGCCTGCAGGGCTGTGCTGCCAAATCCCAGTGCctggcacacaaacacatacggaaacaaacacagcagctgcagctgttaGACTCTCCGGGGAGAGTAAAGCTGACTTATATAATATCACTGCAAACTGGAATGCGACCCGGCCATCTTAACTCATCCCATTTTACCCTTTTGACAACCTGATCTACTCAGCTTTTATACTTTTCTTTGTCGTTTATAAGTGAGAGAAAATATTAAAGAGGATATTAAAGCATTGTTTGACACTGCTAACAAAACTATGCACATTTAGATGGAGGCATGCCAAGCTGGATGTGGAATTAACTGTGGTTTGATGTGCCATCTGTGGCATGACTGTAGTTTCTTAGGATTTGTAAACTGGAAACATGCATTGTCACCCATTGTTActcatgtgttttgtgttataTCCACTTACAGCCCTCTCAAGCATAGTAAATACAAGgctgatgtaatgttttatCAGACTTGCAACAACAGGAAGTATCACAGATAGAAAAGTGAAAGAATTCTCTCACAATCACACAGCATCCTACTGTTAACAGCTGTGTGCTTACAGTTATGTACTTTTCAAAGTACAGTTCTTCCACTGCAACCCACAAATGGAACCATAATGTGGACAAAAACAGGAGCAGATGTCATACTAAAACCAAAATTACCACCACACACTAAAACATAAAGGGAGGAAAAGTGGTCATTATGACTGGGGTAACTTTGTTAACTCGTGTTATTTTGGCTCTGCTTGGCACCGGGGCCTAAATGTTGACCTTAGAGAAAAGGTTCATGTTTTTCCCCAGTAGTTTTAAAGCTCTGGTGTAGCAGTtagtgaaaactgaaaaaacaactGCATTTTATCCAGCCTAACAACCCAACAAACCACCAGataaaaacatgactgaaaaaaTCAGATACGTAAACTGATTGTAATGTTATAGTTGCGTAACTGTCTGATTCACTGTTTGTTTAAGCTTAGCCTTAAGATCTCATTCAGACCCACTGGACTTAAAGACGCAAACAAGGTTTAAAGTCTGTGGCAGTCACCTGTCTAGTACAGACCTTCCTCTGTAATCAGTGGTATGTATACGTTCACTAAACCCTTGCTGCCCTCGTCTCTCAGTTAGCACGACACGCTGGAGATCTGCTCATTCAGTCCAGTGTCTTTACAGACTAGAAACCAAGGCGTAAGTCAGCGTTAAGACAGTCGCATCAACTCCCACTAAATCCCTCCTCATCTTCACAGCTTTACCAATTAGAGATAATCCCATATGGAGACAGCACACCAAAAGAGGTGCACAAGGGGGTAAATGGGGAACTGGGTTAATGTGTCAAACTCTGTAATGCCTGGTAACCTTGTCAGGTGACTCACTTTTATGGCGTCTCCTCCCAGGAACCACAGCATGGCCAGGCAGTGAGCTACCAGCGCAATCTGTGCAGAGTCTTTTCTGGAGTCATTCTGCTCAAACTCCAAAATGGTTCTTAACATGCCGTCCACTTCAAATTGCTGTGCTTTGTCTGATTGAGAGACAAATGGATAAAGATGTAGATGTACTTCAGCATATTACCATTATACACTTGCACATTGATAAACCTACAGTATGGATTTTATTCACACAGCTTTCAAACATGGATGGATGAGTGAGGTTTGTAGAGgtcaacattaaaatttatCTTCTGCATATTTTGTGTAAGCATCATTAGCTCCCACCCCCACTTTTTCCCAATGAAACATTCCAGATAGCCTGGGAAATTGCTTTGCAGCTAACAGGCTTAGCATCATATGTAGGGCAGCAGCTGCCAGAGAGGGTAGCGGTACGGATGCTGCACAGCCAAAGATGTGTCAGCAGTGGTCTCTAGTCAGCCCTAAGCATGCTAGCGTAAATCTGGGGTTTAGTTTACGGATTGCCCAGCAAGACAGCTCAGCTAAATATAGCACTGTTGACCTTATTTTTTCAGTGATACGTCAATGGAGCTCTCTGCTGTATAGTGGGTGGAGCAAATGATGGGTCggtgatgtcattttctgattCTGCACCAAATTTGATTTGTATGGTAGAATTGGGTAGATTGACTAAACCTACATGTACGgttcttatttttattgttaaatttGTGACATAAAACCTATATTAAGATGTTGTCTTTTACACTTTGGCATAATATAACTTCATCCTACAGCTTCTGCGATGGATACAGCTTTCAAAGGtacaaaaagacagacaaaatttatattacacatatttgaTGTGACAAGACGCACCAAAGGAGGGCTCCAACAACAGGTTGGGATTTTTTTGGACATTCTCAATGTGGGTCTTCAGGAGTTTGGCCAGATGGGAGTGCCAAGTGTGTGCCACCTATaatatgataaataaacaataaaacatataaaaaatagatttgGTCACATTGGGCAATAGCATCAAAGCTGTTTGATGTTACCTCAGAGTACAAGGAACGAGCAATAGTCATCTTCCCCTGTTTGGCAAACACATCAGCCATGAGAAAGTAACCACCACAGGTGACTATGCTATCCAGACCATACTCCTCACTGGCAAAGTATATCTGGAAAAATAACAGAGAAATTAGTTTAATTACAtggtatatttatatattatggAGGTTTTCTATGTTGGGATGGGTGCACATAACATGGCTTTCATTTTGCCTCTTAATAAAGTTATAAAAGATTTGAGAAAGACTTCATGTACTGAAATCATTTCTGGTGACTTTACTAATTATGACACAGACATCATTTGCAAAGTTAAGCAGAGCTGCTTCCAGGTTTCCAGTCACTGTGTGGAGGCGGCCCAGGCTCCTGTGCAGCCGGTGGTGGACTGCATGACCACATTCTGGGCTCTTCAACACCGCCCACTCTGCCTGGGACAGGAGCTCCGCCACCAGAGCTAGATTTCCCATACCTGGAAACACAagtacatgcatacacacacaaatacgcaGTCATGCATTAAACATAGGAAGGAGAAAGGTTTGAGCTGAGAAATAATTTCATCCTCCCTCCTCACCCATATTGGCATCAGCCAGCAGCAGGTAGGCAGGGACCAGTTGGACAGTACTGGGGCCATGGACGTCGATAGAACAGCGCAGACAGAACTGGGCGGCAGGCAGAGCCTCCTGGTGCCTCCCCTCAGACAGCTTGCTCTCAGCCACCACCCTGGAAATCTCAATCAGCTCCGCCTGAGTTAAGAGCCAAAACCAAGATACCATTACGTTTATTTGTCAGAAATTTACTTTTCTTCCAGGAATATTTCATAACAAGGCAAAGAAGTCAACCACTCCTATTTACTGACGGCAATGGCATGGCGAATATTCAATGTTAGCTTGTACATACACTCAGGGGGCCACTTAATTTGGTGCATCTGTGctatctaatgcaatccaatacagcagctctgccataaattctacattaaCAAAccttatacattttcagtttttgttgacattgtcacaAAGCTGATAATTTTAcgtcatgtttattattgagatCGTAGTGGGTGGCGGTGGTGTACTAgactgcattatattgaatggtgttcctaatattttgcctctCTCATGTATGTTATATATCATTACAGCATTATTCAATATAAGTTTTCTCTCTACTATAAATGTGTTTCACAACATTTTCACTCGGcttgaaaagtgaaagaaaggaaaagaacaaAGATTCAGGGTTCTTGTGGTGTTTTTGCTGTTTCCTGAAAGATCACACAATACAGGAAGTTATTGAGAATCTGTGCTATGTTCTGTTATTAAACAGTAATTCTACCACTTTATTGCATGCTCCAGGTCTGGATTTGGCAAATGTCATTTAACtaatatgaaataaagaaagCTGACCCAGAAAAACCTGGAACAATAATAAATTATGAACTGTAGACAAATTTCTGAGAAGAAAATTCAAATGGCCTGGagataaagtttttttttttttaagttcagGTTTTTCCTTACATCTTACTTGACAATGATAAATGCAAACTAGACTCAAACAAGATGTCCACACTATGTATGTGACCTATTCTACCATGATCCCGATACCTCACATACGGTACATCCTCACCTTTTTAAGCTGTGTTTCAATGCGACCAGCCTTCTGGAGACTAAAGAGTGTTGGGGTGCGAACGGGAACAAGCAACTGACAGATCCTCTCATGGATCCCGATCCAGTCAGCCTGCTGGTGCTCTGCATCACTGAggaatcaaaaaaaaatcaagtaaaagAGAAGGACTGCAActttaggtcatatttatatCACCAAACTGACCAAACCTCAGTTTCCTTCTCTCCCTTCAACTACCTTAGATCCACAGAGCCCTCATGGATTTGTGTAACACCTGCTTTTTTCTGCATATTGAATCTCTCCCCTGTGCATAAAGTGGATGATGTTGACTCAATAATCCAGCTATTGAACATGAACCTGTTTTCCCTGCTATGAACAActgagctgcaactaataaGTGCCCCGGTAAGTATGTTTATAAGTGTGAATAAACTAGCTTCAAACTGCCAGTCAGATAGGATCACATGTACCATCAAGCTAactatgaaatgtttttgtacatCAGTTGGTTTGAATTCTGCTAACGTTTTCAAAGCAGAGCTCCTAGCTCATCTAGAAAATATCAGCTGAGTGCACAGAGGGCATACTAAATTGTATGCCATTACATAACTGGTCTGTAATTTTGTTCATCTGGCTCTCCTCTTTGCACACTGGTGTGGAAACTGTCCTGcttttccttgtgttttttttttctactgagGAGCATGTGTCTTCACTCCAGTATGTTTGTATTTCTGGATCTGAGACAGAAGAAGCGAGCAGGCAGTGATCTGGCCACGTCACATCAACAGTAGCACTGACATaactttatatgtgtgtgtgtgtgtgtgtgtgtgtgtgtgtgtagacacaGAGAagagcacacagacacacacacacaaagggtcTTCTTAGGACACTGCACTTTCTTGTCTCTACTGAGAATTCTTTGCATACATGAACTCAATCTGCCAAACAAATGGTCACCATAAACATCAGCCTGTCTATGAGTCAGCCAGCAGCTTGGTAATATGTTATGGCTCATTAGGCCTCCAATAAACCATTTCACCCCTAACAATGTAATAGTTTTACACTCTTTATTTTCAGccataaaaaatgatgatgctCTGACAAAGACCAAAAACTAACTTAGCTCTTAGCTATGGACCCCTGGAGGAGTAGCTGTTACCAAAGCAACGAGTAATGGGGAtcccaataaacaataaacaaaaaactgacaacatgtatatTGCAAATGAAAACCTCTTTATTGCTTAGGTATAGTTTAAGGGTATGTAGGCTGATATTTTTCAGGTAATTTAAGATATGCGTGATGATATAAAGCTAAGAGGGAAAGAAGCACAATAAGTGGCTGTAAGCTCTCTTTCAGAGGCTAGCTTTGGTGGCTCATCCCTTGAGACTTGATAAATCCCTGCAGGGAAGGATGTCACCACATGTTCCTCTTCACTCCCCACACTGTGCCGATGAGGATTTTGCCACAGCACCATCTTATGTTCTACAATATGAGACCGCTGTGATGTCCACCTTTGCTGAACACGCCAATAGCTACGTTGGCTCACATTAAAAGGTTGTTGTTGTCCAATTCATACTGTCGGAAAAGACGCGGGCAGCCTTTTCCATAACagtcacatgaacacacacactaaaaaaacacaaaccgCTGAGGTAATTTCATATCCAGCTGTTCCTCTCCCTCCTGACAACACATTCACGAGTGCCCTTCATGCTGACGtgttctgtgattttttttttttttttttgcttttaaaaaaacatggcGAACGCTGCCACCTAGCGTCCAAACCGTAGACATTGTTTGATCATAGTTCATACAAGATTACTTTCTAACATTTGGAGATTATGTTCTCTCAAATAAACAGTCATATGGCGAGCAAAAGCTTTCAGAATGAACCAGTCTTAACGTAACGTTACCAGTAAAAGGCGACCCGACACTTGGTGCACTGCAGGTACGCTCTTCTTTGACAAAGTTCACACAACTTTTCCGTTCCCTTGGGTAACGCAAGAGGAATAATGTTGGATGTTGTCCTCGGATCCTGAGGTTCAGCTTCCATTATAACGTCCCTTGTGAGATGGATAAACACGCTTTTTCCAACAATAAAAGAGCAAACTGGCGGAGCTAACGCTACCTGTTGAGGAATTCTAAGTTTGCGGTCGCTATGGCAACAACCTCAGTAGTTTCCCTCTCTGTTGGCAAAGGCCTACATATGGTCGTGTCCATGGTCCTAGATGGGAAAGTCTTGCGAAAGCGttgtacaaaataattatgttttgtgatgtgacaacgctgtggttaaggtctggtaaagtttagacacaaaaaacacttggttagaattaggaaaagatcatgttTTTGGTTAAAACGATCACTCTCGCGAGATCTTCTCGATCTCGCAAACCCCTAAAAATATCAATGATGTggtacaaatacagtataataataacTATAAATGTGTAGGTTATTTATTATCTGTTGTAATTATAATCTAACAATatctaaatgtaatttaaacaaAGAAATTTAGGTTGTACTAAGAAGACATATTGTAATGACAGGACTTGCACACATTCTGTTTCATCTGTGATATTTATTGGGAGCAACTACTGAATAGATTCTACAGATGAGCTTCAggtacaaaaaatatatatttccaGTTTGCTCTAtagaaaattaaaagtaattcaAAGTGCCTCGTATGGTTAAAAGCCTACAATACTAATAAAGAATACATAATATTGCTTTGGTATCTGTTGCCCTGGTCTACACAGGACGGCAttggaaaataaaaaccttgtattgtaaaaatgttttaaaacataaaatgagcATATATTGGAATGATGTTGAAGATTTAATGCCTGCCAAAAGATAGTCCTTTATTTCATCAATAATGTTTCCAATATATTTTCCAGTATTTACAATACAACAATTACATTAATCAAATGAGCAGAAATCATAACAAAGGCATTTGTGACAAATCTGATGTGACTCCTGCAAAATTACCATTTCTGATTAACAAGAAGTCAagccagttttatttatttttttctaatactgctgacaatgttttactttttcaggtcacttttttttcttgcgcAGGTGGAGGTATATGATCCCGCTACTCAGCAACAGAGGGACACACACCCAGGCTAGGATGAAGCAGTAGCCAAAGTGTCCTGAAGTCAGGTCTCTGGAGTCCTGAAGGATTTCCTTGTTGTGTAATGTGTAGATGAGAGCTGCAGAAAAGGCTGTCaggcctaaaaaaaaaaaaaaaggtatataTGATGTTTGTTTTAGGATTATTTTCACCTATCTAGAAAATACGATGATGTGCAGTTAAAATAAGGAGCAGGGTATGTTTAGCTCATATTCCTATTCATTAATATCACACACTGTAAAGTGATAGAAATGACAAGACGTACAGaaggtggggaaaaaaacatgagtaCATgacaatatatacattttttgttgaGACTTTGTTGCAGAAATGTTGATATCTGCACACAATGCAAATTCTATGGCGGATATAGACACTCAAAAAGTATACTTATGTCACTAGGATTGCAGATTTGCATTAATGGGCACACCATAATGGGCCTCAGATGTACACCGGATTCACCATTTTTAACAGATTGCACGCTGGAAACACACTGTTTCACTCCACTGTTACCTGAAAAGACTTGACACAGCCCAGTGAAGTAGAAGAGTCCACCCTTCGACATGGTGAACAGTTGACCCAGGAAGACCAAGAAGGAGACCGAAGAGAAGACCACTGAGACGACCATCAGGACCTGAACTGCCTGAAGCCActctgaaaaaggaaaacacccaaatttaaaaaaaaaaaaaaacagcttagCTTTCCAATTTTACCCTTTATGGAGGTATAGAAATAGAAGTCTTTCCTTACCAGTTTCTTTGGAGGATGCACACAACCAGGTTCCTGTGAAGTTGTCAAACCTACAGTTGTACCATAAGTCTGAGTTCTCCATCCCATCCCACACCCACCAGGACTGTAAGGAGAGATTGGACATGATACACATAGATGGATATGTTGCACTTATGAAATAATATAGTTAAAGTGTATGAACATTGAGTCCTAAAATTTGAATCCTACCTTCTCCATGGTTGCAATGAACAGCATGGCCAGTGTAATGAGATGCAGCAAGATCACAAACATAAGCAGGTACGCCATTTTCTGATTCCCTGCGAGAAACAAACAACATAGTTTAAATGTAGGCTTCCTCTGACACTGCAGTTAGCACAGAAATAGTACGTGTCCAAATTAACGTGTTTGTCGGCTCCACAGTAAATATCAGTGTTAGGAAACTTTCCTGTTTTGCCTTAGAACATAAAATGGAAAGTCTGAGTAGCTGAATATAGTATACTCTGTGTTACATAAGACCACGCTTCAAAACAGAGCGCAGTGAGTTATTTCAAAAACTTCTCTTTGACTGGGTTGTGTGTTTCCATTGTACATGGGCGGGCCCATAGAAATCTAAATGGTGCCAAAATATTTACCCAATTAACCTCTCTACCCCTGTgaatggttgttttttttctcactgcatCAGGTAAACAGTCTGTAATTCAACTTACATTTGGATTTCATTATAGCCGCTTTACTTGGCAACTTAGAGGAAATTGAAGTCTGAGGAAAAGCCTGTGATTTTAAAAGCTATTTGACACTGTACACACAGTGGCAGTGCAGAAGCAAACACTGAAGAGGCTATCGTAGCTGTAGTGCCCAGTAATTTCAGTTAACTATAAGGAGACATGaagtgaaaccaaaaaaaaaagaaataaaaacataatagaAAGACGGAAATAAGAGACAGATGAAATTGTCTGTATAGATCTTTATCTGTAGGAGAGGTCCACTCGGGTGGGCGGTGGGTCAAATTATGTCATTACACTAGATTTCATCCATCATAAAACAGAGAATGGAAGGTAATAATTCAGTGATAAAATACTTCAAAACAAAGCAGATGGTTATAAAAGAATTCTTGGTGtaagaaaacagataaaatacacataatacaGAGATGTGATAAGTAAAATCCATTATCTTTTCTCTGTTGCAAACTATGGCGCACAAAATGTGTGGCATGATTTTGCTACCCATTACTTTTAAAGCGTGTGACATTGGTGCATGAGTCACCACATTGGcatctttgttttaaaagaatCCAGTGAAACAATGATTTAGCAAGgttttcattaatatttcatgaaaaaAGACATTACTTACCCCTGGTATTGCTTGTTCCTCTGAATCAGATCTCTGGGGCTGCTTCCCCACTCTGCAACAGTGTGCCCCTCTAGGTGGTCCTCTCCTTTCTAGTCTCGCCACTCCCCCTATATTTTCTCAGTCACTCCATCCAAACTTTCCAAGGAGAACGCCCATTTCCTCTGTGGAGAAACAGCTCTGCCCTCGTAGTCCCACAGCACATCACCACCCAAAAAAAGACGCCAACAGGACCCACCCATGGGCAGTGGAAGCACGTAAAACCACATGAAAACGCCTCCTCTGCAAACAGTACACTTGGGATGCTCTTTGGTATATATAATGAGCATTCCATCATATGCCATCCATGCATGATGTGGGTCTTGACTGGTCAGatatggaaaataaacacacGTCTGCAACATAGCTCACATTTCTGCAGCAACAACATAATGAGTATTCAGAGTGTGCTAGTCACACAGAGAACATCTGGGCGGGACACAACTTGAAGTTCATGCAGTAGGCTGAGTGGAGGTAaaagtaaaatgacaaaaatatcaagtttcaaaacataaattacacatttaacCCTCACAGTACCcaatactgttcatattctgacccttcacagtatGGAGCGAGTCATTTCTGACCTGGTTCAAGTATCCCTTTATAATTAATCTCTATACCAAATTTTGAATTTGGGTGAATTTTgaataaatgggtgattaatccttcattaatgtttcagagagcagagaaaatgttttctttaggtTTGACACAATTCATTTATAGAGAAAATACTTTAACAATCACATCATATTATGATATCATGTTATCTACAACAAGAGAACATAACAGCCATAATAATTTCTATGAATTTTATTAAAAGTGAAGGATGTAACAATATTTTTGAATTGTAGGTTGCATTATAACTATTAAAACCATCAATCAGCACTGCCTGTAAACCACATGCCCTCCTTTTCTGTCAGTTGTGCACAGTCAACTCTGCACTGAGTGTATTAGTCAGAAAACCAACAAACTGGTTTGCAAATTTCAatcaaacaaaactgcaaatattACTTTTACAGTCCTTTTTGTTGTGCAGAAGTTGTATCTCCACCTCTTTTTCCCCTTGTGGCAATAAACTGAGGACTGCAGACTGATCAGGGCAAGATATGAACTACAGTGCTGCTGTCGCTGGCGTGTGGGAAAGGTGGGGTCGCCTTTGCATGAGAGAAGTCACAAGGGCCTTTCCTCCATTTCCTCCATGTTGTCCTCCTTTTCCAACACTTTCTCTTTAACTCGCTGTCTCCTTTTTCAGCTTGGTTCAACAGATCCACCAAATCGCTCCTTTCACGCCACCAAATCAGTGAAATAGGCACTCAGGTACTTTTTATAGCCCTGTGAAAGCTGCCCTCCACTACAGGGGAGACTATGTTGGACAACCACTATGTTGGTTGCCTGGGAATTGATGGGTTTGATATGTTATTTTGTGTAGGCTTGTTCACAGATGCAGATGCAGTGTCAAGGCTCGTGACTCTATGTCCCCACTGTATGTACACCATATGTGATGCCTATGCACAGTTTTAGTCTTTCACTGTTTCAAGATCCCCCCCATAACACCTCAAAGCCTGTCTGGGTGGAACCCTGGCAAATGTAGACATATGGTGGGAACCCAGGCAGTTCTCATGACAGTGTCAAGGTCCCCCTTGAACTCTGTCCCCACTGTCcgaatgacagaaatacacacacatgccaatCTGTAGTTTCACCGTTTCAAGATTCCCCATAACCTCTCTCTACCAAatgtgtgcaaaaatgtatacCAGCTGCACAAGAATAAATAATTTTGACAGATTTCCATTTTCATATATTCAGGGTAAAATGATGTAATTAgggtgtttttattgcttttaaatgtcaaaattggTCAAATCTTACCTGAACAGTATGAAAAGGTTAAATCTAggtttaaaagaagaaaattatgaaattatttAAGAATCCGCTGAACATTTTATTAGTAGTATCTCTCCATTTATTCTAAAAGGAAACAATTATCAAATATTATGATAGTGATTGAGCTAAATGCTGAAATCATACCAAAGTTCTAGCATATTCGGAAATTTCACCTCCTCCAGATAGGAAATGTAAATGTTAGTTTGTCGCCACCTGGTGTTTGCATCCATAAATTGTTGAGAAAGGCTTCACCAAAAACCAAATGCGATGTCAAGCAAATACCAGCGAGTACAGTAAATACagcatgttacacacacagttgcaCACAGCTTTACTGACACAAATCTTACTTTAG
This window of the Thunnus albacares chromosome 5, fThuAlb1.1, whole genome shotgun sequence genome carries:
- the zmynd12 gene encoding zinc finger MYND domain-containing protein 12 isoform X2; this encodes MDTTICRPLPTERETTEVVAIATANLEFLNSDAEHQQADWIGIHERICQLLVPVRTPTLFSLQKAGRIETQLKKAELIEISRVVAESKLSEGRHQEALPAAQFCLRCSIDVHGPSTVQLVPAYLLLADANMGMGNLALVAELLSQAEWAVLKSPECGHAVHHRLHRSLGRLHTVTGNLEAALLNFANDIYFASEEYGLDSIVTCGGYFLMADVFAKQGKMTIARSLYSEVAHTWHSHLAKLLKTHIENVQKNPNLLLEPSFDKAQQFEVDGMLRTILEFEQNDSRKDSAQIALVAHCLAMLWFLGGDAIKALGFGSTALQASQLIPNHDLTESIEGLLQLVQTDPHPCSD
- the LOC122981866 gene encoding epithelial membrane protein 3-like, translated to MAYLLMFVILLHLITLAMLFIATMEKSWWVWDGMENSDLWYNCRFDNFTGTWLCASSKETEWLQAVQVLMVVSVVFSSVSFLVFLGQLFTMSKGGLFYFTGLCQVFSGLTAFSAALIYTLHNKEILQDSRDLTSGHFGYCFILAWVCVPLLLSSGIIYLHLRKKKK
- the zmynd12 gene encoding zinc finger MYND domain-containing protein 12 isoform X1; amino-acid sequence: MEAEPQDPRTTSNIIPLALPKGTEKLCELCQRRAYLQCTKCRVAFYCDAEHQQADWIGIHERICQLLVPVRTPTLFSLQKAGRIETQLKKAELIEISRVVAESKLSEGRHQEALPAAQFCLRCSIDVHGPSTVQLVPAYLLLADANMGMGNLALVAELLSQAEWAVLKSPECGHAVHHRLHRSLGRLHTVTGNLEAALLNFANDIYFASEEYGLDSIVTCGGYFLMADVFAKQGKMTIARSLYSEVAHTWHSHLAKLLKTHIENVQKNPNLLLEPSFDKAQQFEVDGMLRTILEFEQNDSRKDSAQIALVAHCLAMLWFLGGDAIKALGFGSTALQASQLIPNHDLTESIEGLLQLVQTDPHPCSD
- the zmynd12 gene encoding zinc finger MYND domain-containing protein 12 isoform X3, with the protein product MCCQEGEEQLDMKLPQRDAEHQQADWIGIHERICQLLVPVRTPTLFSLQKAGRIETQLKKAELIEISRVVAESKLSEGRHQEALPAAQFCLRCSIDVHGPSTVQLVPAYLLLADANMGMGNLALVAELLSQAEWAVLKSPECGHAVHHRLHRSLGRLHTVTGNLEAALLNFANDIYFASEEYGLDSIVTCGGYFLMADVFAKQGKMTIARSLYSEVAHTWHSHLAKLLKTHIENVQKNPNLLLEPSFDKAQQFEVDGMLRTILEFEQNDSRKDSAQIALVAHCLAMLWFLGGDAIKALGFGSTALQASQLIPNHDLTESIEGLLQLVQTDPHPCSD